In the Pirellulales bacterium genome, one interval contains:
- a CDS encoding DUF1207 domain-containing protein has protein sequence MAWIRVPNASRRALFARARLLPGVLLALALVALYALPSAAQLARLPHADPSAIMRPAESAEWYDAAPSPDSVYAAEPVEPHVPSVQIDDSGVNGSWFGPELAPQSSLGPGSNGPQATASSYGPVMSQTTYGSAEVHDYEPRFERGYRGDDDPWGWVVLPQALLYRSYLAGTREPRMGTFFSHTSGQDALWDSTLGARVGILRYGNRNETDPEGYQLDAEGAAILRMDPDHEMDMVGTDYRAGCVLTHLEDGFQWKTGYYHLSAHLGDETIIRYPNIRRINYVRDAWMLGIGYYWTPKLRLYIEADWAFNTDGGAKPWEFQTGFDWAPATPTGFRGEPFLALNAHVREENNFSGNLVVQTGWAWRSAGPGRIFRIGFEYYNGKSRQYEFFDQFEQQIGGGFWYDF, from the coding sequence ATGGCGTGGATCCGAGTGCCGAACGCAAGCCGCAGGGCCCTGTTCGCCCGCGCGCGCCTGCTGCCGGGCGTACTGCTCGCCTTGGCGCTCGTGGCGCTCTACGCCTTGCCCAGCGCGGCGCAGCTCGCGCGGCTGCCGCACGCCGATCCCTCGGCGATCATGCGCCCGGCGGAATCGGCCGAGTGGTACGATGCCGCGCCATCGCCCGATTCGGTCTACGCGGCCGAGCCTGTCGAACCGCACGTGCCGTCGGTACAGATCGACGACAGCGGCGTCAACGGAAGCTGGTTCGGTCCCGAACTCGCACCGCAATCGTCGCTTGGCCCGGGCTCGAACGGGCCACAAGCCACCGCGTCGAGCTACGGGCCGGTCATGAGCCAGACCACCTACGGTTCGGCCGAGGTACACGACTACGAGCCGCGCTTCGAGCGAGGCTATCGCGGCGACGACGATCCTTGGGGCTGGGTCGTGCTGCCGCAGGCCTTGCTTTATCGCTCCTACCTGGCTGGCACGCGCGAGCCCCGCATGGGCACCTTCTTCAGCCATACGAGCGGACAAGATGCCTTGTGGGATTCGACGCTCGGGGCGCGCGTCGGCATTCTGCGCTACGGCAACCGCAACGAGACCGACCCCGAGGGCTACCAGCTCGACGCCGAAGGCGCCGCCATCCTGCGAATGGACCCCGACCACGAGATGGACATGGTCGGCACCGACTACCGCGCCGGCTGCGTCCTGACGCATCTCGAAGATGGCTTCCAGTGGAAGACGGGCTACTACCATCTCAGCGCCCACCTGGGAGACGAGACGATCATCCGCTATCCCAACATTCGCCGCATCAATTACGTTCGCGATGCGTGGATGCTGGGCATCGGCTATTACTGGACTCCCAAGTTACGCCTATACATCGAGGCCGATTGGGCCTTCAACACCGATGGGGGCGCCAAGCCGTGGGAATTTCAGACCGGGTTCGACTGGGCCCCCGCCACGCCCACCGGATTTCGCGGCGAGCCCTTCCTCGCCCTGAATGCTCATGTCCGCGAAGAGAACAACTTCAGCGGCAACCTCGTCGTGCAGACGGGCTGGGCCTGGCGCAGTGCCGGCCCGGGGCGCATCTTCCGCATCGGCTTCGAGTATTACAACGGCAAGAGTCGCCAATACGAGTTCTTCGACCAGTTCGAACAGCAAATCGGCGGCGGCTTCTGGTACGACTTTTAA
- a CDS encoding DUF1501 domain-containing protein, which produces MPRRDDRLAGPTNAPRLTRRRMLEVGGLGLAGITLPRLLAAQAKAAESGLAPRADSCIIIFLNGGPSHLDMWDMKPHAPDGIRGEFNPISTSLAGVQLSEHLPRLATEIHRATIVRSMHHSVNNAHAAAVYTSLTGHDRGEIGGGTLPTDHPSPGSVLALRRPPERTIVPHVTLPYITKEGAGGPPQPGFFGGILGRAYDPLFVLRDPNAADFGVPELTLSADVSLERLAARRALFDGLDREREAMPLRETLDAMDRMQHRALDLLTSPDTQRAFRLSEETDAVRDSYGRNIYGQSVLLARRLIEAGTRLVNISWAPDANATWDTHGSNFQSLKSTLLPQFDAACTSLIGDLAARGLLDRTIVAVLGDFGRSPKINANNGGRDHWNWCYSLMLAGGGFRGGYVHGASDRIGAFPARDPLVPGDIISTIYHQLGISPASEIHDSLGRPFRLVPAGNVVPELLA; this is translated from the coding sequence ATGCCCCGACGTGACGACCGTCTGGCTGGTCCGACCAACGCACCGCGTTTGACGCGCCGTCGCATGCTGGAAGTGGGGGGACTGGGCCTGGCTGGCATTACGTTGCCGCGTCTGTTGGCGGCGCAGGCCAAGGCGGCCGAGTCCGGCCTCGCGCCGCGCGCGGACTCGTGCATCATCATCTTCTTGAACGGTGGGCCCAGCCATCTCGATATGTGGGACATGAAGCCCCATGCGCCAGACGGTATTCGGGGCGAATTCAACCCGATCAGCACGTCGCTGGCCGGCGTGCAATTGTCCGAACATCTGCCCCGTCTGGCCACCGAGATCCACCGGGCGACCATCGTCCGTTCGATGCATCACAGTGTGAACAACGCGCACGCCGCGGCGGTCTATACGTCCCTCACCGGACACGATCGGGGCGAGATCGGCGGGGGCACTCTCCCTACCGATCATCCTTCGCCCGGCTCGGTGTTGGCCCTGCGCCGCCCCCCCGAGCGCACCATCGTGCCGCACGTGACGCTGCCCTACATCACGAAAGAAGGGGCCGGGGGGCCGCCGCAACCGGGCTTCTTCGGCGGCATCCTGGGGCGCGCCTACGATCCCCTCTTCGTGCTGCGCGATCCGAACGCCGCCGACTTCGGTGTGCCCGAACTCACCCTCTCGGCCGATGTCTCGCTCGAGCGGCTCGCCGCGCGCCGTGCGCTGTTCGATGGCTTGGATCGCGAACGCGAGGCCATGCCCCTGCGCGAGACCCTCGATGCCATGGATCGCATGCAGCATCGGGCCCTCGACCTGCTCACCTCCCCCGACACACAGCGCGCGTTCCGCCTCTCGGAAGAGACCGACGCGGTGCGCGACTCGTACGGTCGCAATATCTATGGTCAAAGCGTGCTGCTGGCACGGCGACTGATCGAGGCAGGCACCCGGCTCGTCAACATCTCTTGGGCGCCCGATGCCAACGCCACCTGGGACACGCACGGCAGCAACTTTCAATCGCTCAAGAGCACGCTGCTGCCGCAGTTCGATGCCGCCTGCACGAGCCTGATCGGCGATCTCGCCGCGCGCGGGCTGCTCGATCGCACGATCGTGGCGGTGCTGGGAGATTTTGGCCGTTCGCCGAAGATCAACGCCAACAACGGTGGCCGCGATCACTGGAACTGGTGCTATTCTCTGATGCTCGCCGGGGGCGGCTTCCGCGGGGGGTACGTCCATGGCGCCAGCGATCGCATCGGGGCCTTTCCGGCCCGCGATCCTCTCGTGCCCGGCGATATCATCTCGACGATCTACCACCAATTGGGCATTTCACCGGCGAGCGAAATCCACGACTCGCTCGGTCGCCCGTTCCGCCTGGTCCCCGCCGGAAATGTGGTGCCAGAACTGCTGGCATGA
- a CDS encoding acyl-CoA dehydrogenase family protein: MSVAERPPASSDAPASQHFLFGPEHEQFRRTIRQFVAREINPHADEWEAACRFPKSLFLRGGELGFFGHCVPEQYGGLGADVRMAIVLAEELSHAHTSGPPMGFGAHSEIAMPHMVRFGTEAQKSRYLPDLCAGRKVAALGITEPGAGSNVAGMQTTATLEGEHWVLRGSKIFITNAIHADLYCISAKTDPAAGHRGISMFLVERSAPGFVVEELKGKLGRRASDTGLLTFDECRIPADALLGELNRGFYQIMSCFENERLVIAAGAVGAAEAALGNTVAYAQQRPFGFGHLSDMQVTKQRLARSYMDLEAARSLLYTTAWRVVRGMPSLKEVSMAKAFASEAAFRIIDDCLQLHGGYGYFNEYLIERAYRDIRLDRIGGGATEVMLEIIAKQMKI, translated from the coding sequence ATGTCCGTTGCCGAACGTCCGCCTGCCTCTTCCGACGCCCCCGCCAGTCAGCATTTTCTCTTCGGTCCGGAACACGAGCAGTTTCGCCGCACGATTCGCCAGTTCGTGGCGCGCGAAATCAATCCGCACGCCGACGAATGGGAGGCCGCGTGCCGATTTCCGAAATCGCTCTTCTTGCGCGGCGGAGAGCTGGGCTTTTTTGGGCATTGCGTGCCCGAGCAGTATGGCGGGCTCGGCGCCGATGTCCGCATGGCGATCGTCCTGGCCGAGGAACTTTCTCACGCCCACACGAGCGGTCCGCCGATGGGCTTCGGCGCGCACAGCGAAATCGCCATGCCGCATATGGTGCGTTTTGGTACGGAGGCGCAGAAGTCGCGTTATCTGCCCGACCTGTGCGCGGGGCGCAAGGTGGCGGCTCTGGGCATTACCGAACCCGGCGCCGGGTCGAATGTGGCGGGCATGCAAACAACCGCCACGCTCGAAGGGGAGCACTGGGTGCTGCGCGGGTCGAAGATCTTTATCACCAACGCCATTCACGCCGACCTGTACTGCATTTCGGCCAAGACCGATCCCGCCGCCGGCCACCGCGGTATCAGCATGTTCCTGGTGGAACGTTCGGCGCCGGGATTCGTCGTCGAGGAATTGAAAGGCAAGCTCGGCCGGCGCGCCTCGGACACGGGACTGCTCACCTTCGATGAGTGCCGCATTCCGGCCGATGCCCTGCTCGGCGAGTTGAACCGTGGCTTCTACCAGATCATGAGCTGCTTCGAGAACGAGCGGCTCGTCATCGCGGCCGGGGCCGTGGGCGCCGCCGAGGCCGCGCTGGGGAATACCGTGGCCTACGCGCAGCAGCGCCCCTTCGGCTTCGGACACCTTTCGGACATGCAGGTGACCAAGCAGCGTCTGGCCCGCAGCTACATGGATCTCGAAGCGGCACGCTCGCTGCTCTATACGACGGCGTGGCGTGTCGTGCGAGGCATGCCGAGCCTGAAAGAGGTCTCGATGGCCAAGGCGTTCGCCTCGGAAGCGGCCTTCCGCATCATCGACGACTGCTTGCAGCTACACGGGGGCTACGGCTACTTCAACGAGTATCTGATCGAGCGCGCCTATCGAGATATTCGGCTCGACCGCATCGGCGGCGGCGCCACCGAGGTGATGCTCGAGATCATCGCCAAGCAGATGAAGATCTAG
- a CDS encoding VOC family protein — MAVKPIPDGYHTVTPYLIVSGVPKLLAFMKQAFDAQEMSLTRHPDGSVMHADMKVGDSRIMIGEARDEWPPLPAMIYLYVPDTDATYQKAIAAGAETVMEPADQFYGDRNAGVKDPTGILWWIGTHQEDVSEEEMSRRIKAMSQQQNK, encoded by the coding sequence ATGGCCGTCAAGCCGATTCCTGACGGATATCACACCGTCACGCCCTATTTGATCGTGTCGGGGGTGCCGAAGCTGTTGGCGTTCATGAAGCAGGCCTTCGACGCCCAAGAGATGAGCCTGACGCGCCATCCCGACGGCTCGGTGATGCACGCGGATATGAAGGTCGGCGATTCACGGATCATGATCGGCGAGGCCCGCGACGAGTGGCCCCCGTTGCCCGCCATGATTTATCTTTACGTGCCCGATACCGACGCCACCTATCAGAAGGCGATTGCCGCTGGCGCCGAGACGGTCATGGAGCCGGCCGATCAGTTCTACGGCGATCGCAACGCCGGGGTGAAGGATCCGACCGGCATCTTGTGGTGGATCGGCACGCACCAGGAAGACGTCTCGGAAGAAGAGATGTCGCGTCGCATCAAGGCGATGTCTCAACAGCAGAACAAGTAA